The following proteins are co-located in the Pseudomonas synxantha genome:
- the aqpZ gene encoding aquaporin Z yields the protein MTKRLAAEFFGTFWLVLGGCGSAVLAAAFPELGIGFVGVALVFGLTVLTMAYAVGHICGGHFNPAVTLGLLAAGRIDGKDVVPYILTQVLGAIAAAGVLYLIASGKAGFDVTAGFATNGYGEHSPGGFSLLSVAVTEFVLTAFFLLIILGVTDKQAPAGFAPLAIGFALVLIHLISIPVSNTSVNPARSTGVALFQGDWAMTQLWVFWVMPLLGAVAGGLVHRFALATKQ from the coding sequence ATGACAAAACGTCTAGCCGCCGAGTTCTTCGGTACATTCTGGTTGGTACTGGGTGGTTGCGGCAGTGCTGTGTTGGCTGCCGCATTTCCTGAGTTGGGCATTGGTTTTGTAGGCGTGGCATTGGTATTTGGCTTGACGGTATTAACCATGGCCTACGCCGTCGGCCATATTTGCGGCGGGCATTTCAATCCGGCGGTCACCTTGGGTTTGCTCGCCGCTGGGCGTATTGATGGCAAGGATGTGGTGCCCTATATCCTCACTCAGGTTCTGGGCGCGATTGCGGCGGCCGGGGTGTTGTACCTGATCGCCAGCGGCAAGGCCGGGTTTGATGTAACGGCGGGGTTTGCCACCAATGGTTATGGCGAGCATTCACCCGGGGGCTTCTCGTTGCTGTCGGTAGCGGTCACCGAGTTTGTGCTCACGGCGTTTTTCCTGCTGATCATCCTGGGCGTCACCGATAAACAGGCGCCGGCGGGTTTTGCGCCGCTGGCCATCGGGTTTGCCCTGGTCTTGATTCACCTGATCAGTATTCCTGTAAGCAACACGTCGGTTAACCCGGCGCGCAGTACGGGTGTGGCGCTGTTCCAGGGCGATTGGGCGATGACCCAGTTGTGGGTGTTCTGGGTGATGCCTTTGCTTGGCGCAGTGGCTGGTGGCCTCGTGCACCGTTTTGCCTTGGCGACAAAACAATAG
- the gspE gene encoding type II secretion system ATPase GspE, whose protein sequence is MSSAPIDACKLPIPHTDQVCTWLMQHAGLKSLDLERAQRLSTDPRDLLGLLTRLGLVSEVELARAWADLLDAPLLLADAAPPLLDPLPVLTERFMRHYQVVPMGWSEGGLRVLAANPAQLYPFQALAYACQVPVWLAVGPRNEVDTLIERYYGQGRSAMGTLIENLDEQDGALEDIEHLKDMASEAPVIRLVNLILQRAVEQRASDIHIEPFENQFKVRYRIDGVLHEAEAPPASSSAAVISRVKIMARLDIAERRLPQDGRIMLRIQGKELDLRVSTVPTSFGESVVMRLLDRQTVQFDFPSLGFDGQRLAAFLDLLERPHGILLVTGPTGSGKTTTLYTALSRLNTSERKIITVEDPVEYQLEGINQIQVKPAIGLDFAGVLRAIVRQDPDVIMIGEIRDLETCRIAVQSSLTGHLVLSTLHTNSAAASITRLLDMGVESYLIASTVSGILAQRLVRRLDPATRVAFEAPPALIQEHGLDRLTEQRPILLYRGDYHGRSALTELLVMNDELRSLLMRHADAATLEQAARRGGLRTLYEDGLRQALAGVTSLEEVLRVTRGEDV, encoded by the coding sequence ATGTCGTCAGCCCCCATTGATGCCTGCAAGCTGCCTATCCCGCACACCGACCAGGTGTGCACGTGGCTGATGCAGCATGCCGGGCTCAAATCCCTCGACCTGGAGCGCGCCCAGCGCTTATCCACTGACCCCCGCGACCTGCTGGGGTTACTGACGCGCCTGGGCTTGGTCTCCGAGGTCGAGCTGGCGCGTGCCTGGGCCGATCTGCTGGATGCGCCCTTGCTGCTGGCCGACGCCGCGCCGCCGCTGCTTGACCCGCTGCCGGTCTTGACCGAGCGCTTTATGCGGCATTACCAAGTGGTGCCCATGGGCTGGAGTGAAGGTGGCCTGCGCGTACTGGCCGCCAACCCGGCGCAGCTGTATCCGTTCCAGGCCCTGGCTTACGCCTGTCAGGTGCCGGTGTGGCTGGCCGTCGGCCCGCGTAATGAAGTCGACACACTGATCGAACGCTATTACGGCCAGGGCCGTTCCGCCATGGGCACCCTGATCGAGAACCTCGACGAGCAGGACGGCGCCCTTGAAGACATCGAGCACCTCAAGGACATGGCGTCCGAAGCGCCGGTGATTCGCCTGGTCAACCTGATCCTGCAACGTGCGGTGGAACAGCGCGCTTCGGACATCCATATCGAGCCCTTCGAAAACCAGTTCAAGGTGCGCTATCGCATCGACGGCGTGCTGCACGAGGCCGAAGCGCCGCCCGCCAGTTCATCGGCGGCGGTGATCTCGCGGGTGAAAATCATGGCGCGCCTGGACATTGCCGAACGGCGCCTGCCCCAGGACGGGCGCATCATGCTGCGCATCCAGGGCAAGGAACTGGACCTGCGCGTGTCCACGGTGCCCACCAGTTTTGGCGAATCGGTGGTGATGCGCCTGCTGGATCGGCAAACCGTGCAGTTCGACTTCCCCAGCCTGGGTTTTGACGGCCAGCGCCTGGCGGCCTTCCTCGACCTGCTCGAACGGCCCCACGGCATCCTGCTGGTGACCGGGCCCACCGGCTCGGGCAAAACCACCACGCTCTACACCGCCTTGTCGCGGCTCAACACCAGCGAACGCAAGATCATCACCGTGGAAGACCCGGTGGAATACCAGCTCGAAGGGATCAACCAGATCCAGGTCAAGCCGGCCATCGGCCTGGACTTTGCCGGAGTGCTGCGCGCCATCGTGCGCCAGGACCCGGACGTGATCATGATCGGCGAAATCCGTGACCTGGAAACCTGTCGCATCGCCGTGCAGTCCTCCCTCACTGGGCACCTGGTCCTTTCAACCCTGCACACCAACAGCGCTGCCGCGAGTATCACGCGCTTGCTCGACATGGGCGTGGAGAGCTACCTGATTGCCTCCACCGTCAGCGGCATTCTCGCCCAGCGCCTGGTGCGGCGCCTGGACCCGGCCACGCGGGTGGCCTTCGAAGCGCCGCCGGCATTGATCCAGGAACATGGCCTGGATCGATTGACCGAGCAACGTCCGATCCTGCTCTACCGTGGCGATTACCACGGCCGCAGCGCGCTCACCGAGTTGCTGGTGATGAACGACGAATTGCGCAGCCTGCTGATGCGCCACGCCGACGCCGCCACCCTTGAGCAGGCGGCCCGCCGCGGCGGTTTGCGCACCTTGTATGAAGACGGTTTGCGCCAGGCGCTGGCGGGCGTCACGTCCCTGGAAGAAGTGCTGCGCGTGACCCGTGGAGAGGACGTGTGA
- the gspF gene encoding type II secretion system inner membrane protein GspF, whose amino-acid sequence MSLFKFRALDSQGVAQSGTLHAADQAAAVAAVHKRGWLLLHIETAGSPLLHKTRGQLKGAALVSFTQQLATLLGAGQPLERSLGLLLKQPGQPQVRALIERIREQVKAGKPLSVALEEEGGTFSPLYLSMVRAGEAGGALEATLRQLSDYLERSQLLRGEVINALIYPAFLVVGVLGSLALLLAYVVPQFVPIFQDLGVPIPLITQVILELGEFLGAHGLVLLAGLLISTWTLAARLRDPGRRERFDRRLLGVRVIGPLLQRVQAARLTRTLGTLLSNGVALLPALVIARQVCSNRALQAQVTLAAQRVKGGGTLADAFGRQPLLPELALQMIEVGEQAGELPSMLLKVADIFDIEAKRAIERLLAALVPTLTVVMAVLVAVIMLAIMLPLMSLTSHI is encoded by the coding sequence GTGAGCCTGTTCAAATTCCGCGCCCTGGACAGCCAGGGCGTTGCCCAGAGCGGTACGCTGCACGCCGCTGACCAGGCCGCCGCCGTCGCCGCCGTGCACAAACGTGGCTGGTTGCTGCTGCACATCGAAACGGCGGGCAGCCCTTTGTTGCACAAGACACGCGGGCAGTTGAAAGGCGCCGCGCTGGTGAGTTTCACCCAGCAGCTGGCCACGCTGCTCGGCGCTGGCCAGCCCCTTGAGCGCTCGCTGGGCCTGCTGCTCAAGCAACCTGGCCAACCCCAGGTGCGGGCATTGATCGAACGTATCCGCGAGCAGGTCAAGGCCGGCAAGCCGTTGTCGGTCGCGTTGGAGGAAGAGGGCGGTACGTTTTCCCCGCTGTACCTGAGCATGGTGCGCGCCGGTGAAGCCGGTGGGGCGCTGGAAGCGACCCTGCGCCAGCTCAGCGATTATCTGGAACGCAGTCAGTTACTGCGTGGCGAGGTGATCAACGCACTGATCTACCCGGCGTTCCTGGTGGTCGGCGTGCTGGGTTCGCTGGCGCTGTTGCTGGCTTATGTGGTGCCGCAATTCGTGCCGATCTTCCAGGACCTGGGCGTGCCGATTCCGCTTATTACCCAAGTGATCCTGGAGCTTGGCGAGTTTCTGGGCGCCCATGGCCTGGTGTTGCTGGCCGGCTTGTTGATTAGTACATGGACCCTGGCAGCACGCCTGCGCGACCCCGGTCGGCGCGAACGTTTTGACCGTCGTCTGTTGGGCGTGCGCGTAATCGGCCCGCTGCTGCAACGGGTACAAGCTGCCCGCCTGACCCGCACCCTCGGCACTTTGCTCAGCAATGGCGTGGCGTTGCTGCCGGCGTTGGTCATCGCCCGGCAGGTCTGCAGCAATCGTGCACTGCAGGCGCAAGTGACGCTGGCGGCGCAACGGGTCAAAGGCGGCGGCACACTTGCCGATGCGTTTGGCCGCCAGCCGCTGCTGCCGGAGTTGGCCCTGCAAATGATCGAGGTCGGCGAACAAGCCGGTGAACTGCCCAGCATGCTGCTCAAGGTCGCCGACATCTTTGACATCGAAGCCAAACGCGCAATCGAACGTCTGCTCGCGGCGCTGGTGCCGACCCTGACCGTGGTCATGGCCGTGCTGGTGGCGGTGATCATGCTCGCGATCATGCTGCCGCTGATGAGCCTTACCAGCCATATATGA
- the gspG gene encoding type II secretion system major pseudopilin GspG produces the protein MKTRHRQRGFTLLEMLAVIVLLGIVATIVVRQVGGNVDKGKYGAGKAQLASLSMKIDSYALDVGAPPNSLQQLVDKPANASSWAGPYAKPSELKDPFGHGFGYRFPGEHGAFDLVFYGQDGQPGGEGYSADLGNWE, from the coding sequence ATGAAAACCAGGCATCGCCAACGCGGCTTCACCCTATTGGAAATGCTCGCGGTGATCGTGCTGCTGGGTATCGTCGCGACCATTGTGGTGCGCCAGGTCGGCGGCAATGTGGACAAGGGCAAATACGGCGCGGGCAAAGCGCAACTGGCCAGCTTGAGCATGAAGATCGACAGTTACGCCCTGGACGTGGGTGCGCCACCCAACAGCCTGCAACAGTTGGTGGACAAGCCTGCCAACGCCTCCAGCTGGGCTGGCCCCTATGCCAAGCCTTCGGAATTGAAAGACCCGTTCGGCCATGGCTTCGGCTATCGCTTCCCCGGTGAGCACGGCGCCTTCGACCTGGTCTTCTACGGCCAGGACGGCCAGCCCGGCGGTGAGGGCTACAGTGCCGACCTGGGCAACTGGGAATAA
- a CDS encoding GspH/FimT family pseudopilin: MTQRGFTLLEMLVVLVLIGIAAGLLAFGVRQGLQVAQERRVVGQMVEALRTTRAGAIISGQAARTEFDLQGLSFQAPGRAPQHWPAQLQVTLHSAEAAGAAVVFYPDGSSTGGNLLLANGTRRWRIDIGWLTGSVQSKALP, translated from the coding sequence ATGACCCAGCGCGGCTTTACCCTGCTGGAGATGCTGGTGGTGCTTGTATTGATCGGCATCGCGGCCGGGTTGCTGGCGTTCGGGGTGCGCCAGGGGCTGCAGGTGGCCCAGGAGCGCCGGGTGGTCGGGCAGATGGTCGAGGCACTGCGCACCACGCGGGCGGGGGCGATTATCAGCGGCCAGGCTGCACGCACCGAGTTCGACCTCCAGGGCCTGAGCTTCCAGGCCCCAGGGCGTGCGCCGCAACACTGGCCGGCCCAGTTGCAGGTGACGTTGCACAGTGCCGAGGCGGCGGGCGCCGCCGTGGTGTTCTACCCCGATGGCAGCTCCACCGGCGGCAACCTGTTGCTGGCCAACGGCACGCGGCGTTGGCGTATCGACATTGGCTGGCTCACGGGCAGCGTGCAGTCCAAGGCGCTGCCATGA
- a CDS encoding type II secretion system protein yields MKYQAGFTLLEMLAALTLMAVCSSVLLVAFGQSARSLSQVARSDRLTHAALTVLDQEAAGPLTEGTRQGELDGIHWQLTSTRQQPRLFRLDLSLREGSHQARFSTLKARL; encoded by the coding sequence ATGAAGTACCAGGCCGGCTTTACCTTGCTGGAAATGCTCGCCGCCCTGACGTTGATGGCGGTGTGCAGCAGTGTGTTGCTGGTTGCCTTCGGCCAGAGTGCGCGCTCGTTATCGCAAGTGGCCCGGAGCGACCGGCTCACCCATGCTGCGCTCACGGTGCTCGACCAGGAAGCGGCCGGCCCGTTGACCGAGGGCACCCGCCAGGGCGAACTCGATGGCATCCATTGGCAGTTGACCAGCACGCGACAACAGCCCCGTCTGTTTCGCCTCGACCTGAGCCTGCGCGAAGGCTCGCACCAGGCCCGTTTCAGCACCTTGAAGGCACGCCTGTGA
- a CDS encoding prepilin-type N-terminal cleavage/methylation domain-containing protein produces MKRREQGFTLLEILVVLSLLSVLVLLVGGALLGANRAVAKAQGYTASLDEMRAAQQFLRTAISEALPLDVAEDDSQADGFFIATPERLQFVSTLPGVLGGGIQRFTLQRVEQDLQVAFSQPESHKHPLRDDPQVLLHNVEALRFSFRGVSPLGQPTGWLSTWPWPKRLPAAVRVDASVNGPVPWVTQVIALRLNLSSASIEE; encoded by the coding sequence GTGAAGCGCCGCGAGCAGGGCTTCACCTTGCTGGAGATCCTCGTGGTGCTCAGCCTGCTCTCGGTATTGGTGCTGCTGGTGGGCGGTGCGTTGCTCGGGGCCAACCGGGCGGTAGCCAAGGCCCAGGGCTATACCGCCAGCCTGGATGAAATGCGCGCCGCCCAACAGTTCTTGCGCACCGCCATCAGCGAGGCGCTGCCGTTGGATGTTGCTGAAGACGACAGCCAGGCCGATGGGTTTTTTATCGCGACGCCAGAGCGCTTGCAGTTTGTGTCGACCTTGCCCGGCGTGCTCGGCGGTGGCATCCAGCGCTTTACCCTGCAACGGGTCGAGCAGGATCTGCAGGTGGCGTTCTCGCAGCCGGAATCGCACAAACATCCCCTGCGCGACGATCCCCAGGTGCTGCTGCATAACGTCGAGGCGCTGCGATTCAGTTTTCGTGGTGTCTCGCCATTGGGCCAGCCCACCGGCTGGCTGAGCACATGGCCCTGGCCCAAGCGGTTGCCCGCTGCGGTGCGCGTCGACGCCAGCGTCAACGGGCCGGTGCCGTGGGTG